One window from the genome of Planctomycetota bacterium encodes:
- a CDS encoding DUF1592 domain-containing protein, with translation MMTGDIAPPPAGESPLLERWYYHQGGHRHGPVSTRRLRQLIESGELSPMDRIWDEPTQSWVPVIKFEQMRDLKPRKQPAAPAEAEQAKPGHRGRRMSLMAPMLAVMVLVWGVLIVALWPKHRAGAPGAGMIEPVSAAAAPVTPTVTFEKDVQPVLEKFCYQCHNDQKHKGDLNLKQFMDEKSVLRKRKDWHRVFEQLSSGEMPPDDKPQPTLEERGRITDWIASVIDKYDCTGPQDPGRVTIRRLNRAEYNNTIRDLIGLDLKPADKFPTDDVGDGFDNIGDVLSLSPILLEKYMGAAESVLDEAIVTKVVSAEVTQHLEAERMSSTIGDPDGRFVNLFSNGEVFATVDIPADGRYRFAARAWATQAGDELARMELRIDNKTVKASDIKGTEDKMQTIAVETTIAKGSHKVSAAFVNDFYDPKNRDPNRRDRNLIIDWVELKGPLDAPPPTMPASHQRIFIAAPMKDHPPRDAAKTIIEHFATRAFRRPVKADEVERYLSLFDVAQQGGENFEASVKLALQGVLVSPHFLFRVETDKPTQDPMGAYALNDYELASRLSYFLWSSMPDDELFDLAGKGELHKPEVLEAQAMRMIHDPRSRAMIDNFAAQWLELRNLEIMSPDAKKFPAFTPELRKSMYEETEWFLASVMLEDRPILDLLDADYTFVDQRLAKFYGIDGVEGDKMRRVSLTGDRRGGVLAMAAVLTITSNPTRTSPVLRGKWVLTELLGSPPPPPPANVAPLDEVASHNPNMSLRAQMELHRENPMCASCHKRMDPIGFALENYDAIGRWRDQEHDQPIDTRGVLPDGTKFDGPNGLKTILMARKDDFARCLTEKMLTYALGRSLEYYDACATRKIVTRLKDNDYRFSALVKGIVESYPFRYRRNLHDDEVTDEQ, from the coding sequence ATGATGACAGGCGACATCGCCCCCCCGCCCGCCGGAGAATCCCCATTGCTGGAGCGCTGGTATTATCACCAAGGCGGCCATCGCCACGGCCCGGTCAGTACAAGACGGCTGCGTCAGCTCATCGAGAGCGGCGAGCTGTCGCCGATGGACCGTATCTGGGATGAGCCGACGCAGTCGTGGGTCCCGGTCATCAAATTCGAGCAGATGCGCGATCTGAAGCCGCGCAAGCAGCCCGCCGCGCCGGCGGAAGCGGAGCAGGCGAAGCCGGGTCATCGTGGGCGGCGGATGTCGCTGATGGCGCCGATGCTGGCGGTGATGGTGCTGGTGTGGGGGGTGTTGATCGTGGCGCTGTGGCCCAAGCATCGGGCGGGCGCGCCGGGGGCGGGCATGATCGAGCCGGTCAGCGCGGCCGCGGCGCCGGTGACGCCGACGGTGACGTTCGAGAAGGACGTTCAGCCGGTGCTCGAGAAGTTCTGCTACCAGTGCCACAACGATCAGAAGCACAAGGGCGATCTGAACCTCAAGCAGTTCATGGATGAAAAGAGCGTTCTGCGGAAGCGCAAGGACTGGCATCGTGTTTTCGAGCAGCTTTCATCGGGCGAGATGCCGCCGGACGACAAGCCCCAGCCGACGCTCGAAGAGCGCGGCCGCATCACCGACTGGATCGCCTCCGTCATCGACAAGTACGACTGCACCGGCCCGCAGGACCCCGGCCGGGTCACGATCCGCCGGCTCAACCGGGCTGAGTACAACAACACGATCCGCGATCTGATCGGCCTCGACCTCAAGCCCGCCGACAAATTCCCGACCGACGACGTCGGCGACGGATTCGACAACATCGGCGACGTGCTGTCGCTGTCGCCGATCCTGCTCGAAAAATACATGGGGGCGGCGGAGTCGGTACTCGATGAGGCGATCGTGACGAAGGTCGTCTCCGCCGAGGTGACGCAGCATCTGGAGGCGGAGCGCATGTCCTCCACGATCGGTGATCCGGACGGGCGGTTCGTCAATCTGTTTTCCAACGGCGAAGTCTTCGCCACCGTGGACATTCCCGCCGACGGGCGGTACCGCTTCGCCGCGCGTGCATGGGCGACGCAGGCGGGCGATGAGCTGGCGCGGATGGAGCTTCGCATCGACAACAAGACGGTCAAGGCGTCGGACATCAAGGGCACCGAAGACAAGATGCAGACGATCGCGGTCGAAACGACGATCGCCAAGGGGTCGCACAAGGTTTCGGCCGCGTTCGTCAATGATTTTTACGACCCGAAGAATCGCGATCCGAATCGGCGGGACCGGAATCTGATCATCGACTGGGTCGAGCTCAAGGGTCCGCTCGATGCGCCGCCGCCGACGATGCCCGCTTCGCATCAGCGCATCTTCATCGCGGCGCCGATGAAGGACCACCCGCCGCGCGACGCCGCCAAAACGATCATCGAACACTTCGCCACCCGCGCCTTCCGCCGCCCCGTCAAAGCGGACGAAGTCGAGCGTTACCTGAGTTTGTTCGACGTGGCGCAGCAGGGCGGGGAGAATTTCGAGGCGTCGGTGAAGCTGGCGCTTCAGGGCGTGCTGGTCTCGCCGCACTTTTTGTTCCGTGTCGAGACGGACAAGCCCACGCAAGACCCGATGGGCGCCTACGCGCTCAATGACTACGAATTGGCGTCGCGGCTCTCGTACTTTCTGTGGTCCTCGATGCCCGATGACGAGCTGTTCGATCTGGCCGGCAAGGGCGAACTGCACAAGCCCGAGGTGCTCGAAGCGCAGGCGATGCGCATGATTCACGATCCCAGGAGCCGGGCGATGATCGACAACTTCGCGGCCCAGTGGCTGGAGCTGCGGAACTTGGAGATCATGTCGCCCGACGCCAAGAAGTTCCCCGCGTTCACCCCCGAGCTTCGCAAATCCATGTACGAGGAAACCGAATGGTTCCTCGCGTCGGTCATGCTCGAAGATCGCCCGATCCTCGACCTGCTCGACGCCGACTACACGTTCGTCGATCAGCGCCTCGCCAAGTTCTACGGCATCGACGGCGTCGAAGGCGACAAGATGCGGCGCGTTTCGCTGACCGGCGATCGTCGCGGGGGCGTTCTGGCGATGGCGGCGGTGCTGACGATCACGTCCAATCCGACGCGGACGAGCCCGGTGCTGCGCGGCAAGTGGGTGCTCACGGAACTGCTCGGCTCCCCGCCGCCGCCGCCGCCGGCCAACGTCGCGCCGCTCGACGAGGTCGCGTCGCACAATCCAAACATGAGTCTGCGGGCGCAGATGGAGCTGCATCGCGAGAACCCCATGTGCGCATCGTGCCACAAGCGCATGGACCCGATCGGCTTCGCGCTGGAGAATTACGACGCCATCGGCCGCTGGCGCGATCAGGAACATGACCAGCCGATCGACACCCGCGGCGTCCTGCCGGACGGGACGAAATTCGACGGGCCGAACGGGCTCAAGACGATTCTGATGGCCCGAAAGGACGATTTCGCCCGTTGTCTGACGGAAAAAATGCTCACTTACGCCCTGGGCCGATCGCTGGAATATTATGATGCGTGTGCGACCAGGAAGATCGTCACGCGTCTAAAGGACAATGACTACCGCTTCTCCGCTTTGGTGAAGGGGATCGTCGAAAGCTATCCGTTCCGATATCGCCGCAACCTTCATGATGATGAGGTGACCGATGAGCAGTAA
- a CDS encoding VWA domain-containing protein: MTHRLTAAFCLFVFTLAASAQVSVDVRVRPLAPIVIVPQQRVFVVNAPAAVQITSVDAEVNILEQVATTSIDIHLFNPSRQLLEAELVMPVPDGAAIRTFGIDGTGAEPTAQILPRDEARRIYDDIVRRTRDPGLLEFIGCNLVRSSVFPVQPGGRQTIHLTYEHVLPADGDRVDYVLPRTESIDYHVPWHIRVKISAKRPITAVYSPSHAIDTIRTDAKNVVATVARDGSTEPGPFRLSYLLERNGVTASLYAYPDPTFGGGYFLLLAGLPPAPPPQKIIKREITLVLDRSGSMQGEKLDQVREAALQILAGLEDGEAFNIILYNEAVDLFADQPVVKTSETLAAARAYLKTVKARGGTNIHDALLEALRAKPVEGTLPLVLFLTDGLPTIGQTSEKSIRALAAEGNPFHRRVFTFGVGTDVNSALLENIAYQTRAVTTFVLPGEDVEVKVSGVFKRLGAPILADPALRIVDANHQPNPARVRDVLPANMPDLFEGDQLVVLGQYVGEKPVTFELSGNYLGAVRTFDFTFNLDSATTRHAFVPRLWAMRKIGVLIDAIRSSGADPNVIARGGDPKMKELVDEIVRLSTEFGILTEYTAFLARDGVDLTRRDAVLNEAAGNFQQRALSRSPGLSSINQDANQQEQKAAASLKYSNTYYNDKMEKVAVSNVQQVNDKAFYLKGNRWIDAQLVNAPEQVDEVVEFGSARFMELAQKLAEEHRAGSIALKGDILMRVDGRTVLIHTQP, translated from the coding sequence ATGACCCATCGACTCACCGCCGCGTTCTGCCTGTTCGTCTTCACGCTTGCCGCTTCCGCGCAGGTGTCCGTCGATGTGCGGGTGCGCCCGCTGGCGCCGATCGTGATCGTTCCGCAGCAGCGGGTGTTCGTCGTCAACGCGCCCGCCGCCGTGCAGATCACATCCGTCGACGCCGAGGTGAACATCCTCGAGCAGGTCGCCACGACCTCGATCGACATCCATCTTTTCAATCCCTCGCGCCAGCTTCTCGAAGCCGAGCTGGTCATGCCCGTCCCCGACGGCGCCGCGATCCGCACCTTCGGCATCGACGGCACGGGCGCCGAGCCCACCGCGCAGATTCTTCCCCGCGACGAAGCCCGCCGCATCTATGACGACATCGTCCGCCGCACGCGCGATCCGGGACTGCTCGAGTTCATCGGGTGCAACCTCGTGCGCTCCAGCGTCTTTCCCGTCCAGCCCGGCGGGCGGCAGACGATTCATCTGACCTACGAGCATGTGCTCCCCGCCGACGGCGATCGCGTCGATTATGTCCTGCCCCGCACCGAGTCGATCGATTATCACGTCCCCTGGCACATCCGCGTCAAGATCAGCGCCAAGCGTCCGATCACCGCCGTCTACTCGCCCAGCCACGCCATCGACACCATCCGCACCGATGCGAAGAACGTCGTCGCCACAGTCGCGCGCGACGGGTCCACCGAGCCCGGACCCTTCCGCCTGTCCTACCTCCTGGAACGCAACGGCGTGACCGCCTCGCTCTACGCCTATCCCGATCCGACGTTCGGCGGCGGATACTTCCTCCTGCTCGCCGGTCTTCCCCCCGCGCCGCCCCCGCAGAAAATCATCAAGCGCGAGATCACGCTCGTCCTCGACCGCTCCGGGTCCATGCAGGGCGAAAAGCTCGATCAGGTGCGCGAAGCGGCGCTTCAGATTCTCGCCGGTCTCGAAGACGGCGAAGCGTTCAACATCATCCTCTACAACGAAGCCGTCGACCTGTTCGCCGATCAACCCGTCGTCAAAACCAGCGAAACGCTCGCCGCCGCCCGCGCCTACCTGAAAACCGTCAAAGCCCGCGGCGGGACCAATATCCATGACGCCCTCCTCGAAGCCCTCCGCGCCAAACCCGTCGAGGGCACGCTTCCGCTTGTTCTCTTCCTCACCGACGGCCTGCCCACCATCGGTCAGACTTCCGAGAAGTCGATTCGCGCCCTGGCGGCTGAAGGCAATCCGTTCCACCGCCGCGTGTTCACCTTCGGCGTCGGCACGGATGTGAACTCGGCGCTTCTGGAGAACATCGCCTATCAGACCCGGGCCGTCACCACCTTCGTCCTCCCCGGAGAAGACGTCGAAGTGAAAGTCTCCGGCGTGTTCAAGCGCCTCGGCGCGCCCATCCTCGCCGACCCCGCGCTGCGCATCGTCGATGCCAATCATCAGCCCAACCCCGCGCGCGTCCGCGATGTGCTGCCCGCCAACATGCCCGACCTCTTCGAAGGCGATCAGCTTGTCGTGCTCGGTCAGTACGTCGGCGAAAAACCCGTGACGTTCGAATTGAGCGGCAACTACCTCGGCGCGGTGCGCACCTTCGACTTCACCTTCAACCTCGATTCCGCCACGACGCGCCATGCCTTCGTGCCCCGGCTTTGGGCCATGCGCAAGATCGGCGTCCTCATCGACGCCATCCGCTCCAGCGGGGCCGACCCGAACGTCATCGCCCGCGGCGGCGATCCGAAGATGAAGGAGCTTGTCGATGAGATCGTCCGACTCTCCACCGAGTTCGGCATCCTCACCGAATACACCGCGTTCCTGGCGCGCGACGGCGTGGACCTGACCCGGCGCGACGCGGTGCTCAACGAAGCGGCCGGCAACTTCCAGCAGCGCGCCCTCTCGCGCTCGCCCGGCCTGTCGTCGATCAATCAGGACGCCAATCAGCAGGAGCAGAAGGCCGCGGCTTCGCTCAAGTATTCCAACACCTATTACAACGACAAGATGGAAAAGGTCGCCGTGTCCAACGTGCAGCAGGTCAATGACAAGGCGTTCTACCTCAAGGGCAATCGCTGGATCGATGCGCAGCTTGTCAACGCCCCCGAGCAGGTCGACGAGGTCGTCGAGTTCGGGTCGGCCCGCTTCATGGAACTGGCTCAGAAACTCGCCGAGGAACACCGGGCCGGTTCAATCGCGCTCAAGGGCGACATCCTGATGCGCGTCGACGGCCGGACCGTGCTGATTCACACCCAACCCTGA
- a CDS encoding DUF1552 domain-containing protein — protein MSSKRWLISRRTVLRGLGTTMAIPLLDAMTPSSALAAPAAAAPIRTAFVYVPNGIIMKDWTPSGMGTNFELPSILAPLNPVKDELLVLSGLAHVHARANGDGGGDHARCAGTFLTGVQVRKTSGKDIHAGVSVDQIIADHVGKNTSLPSLEIGCEPGRQNGNCDSGYSCAYSSNISWRTPSMPMAKEIDPRQAFNRLFGDASAQASKREAAKQAMYRRSVLDLVLGDAKSLSGQLGRNDQHKLDEYLESVRAVEKRVQGAESESKDRLPADAQIPEGIPAEFAEHIRLMYDLMLLSFQTDTTRIVTFMHANAGSNRSYREIGVSDGHHSLSHHQGNPEWIEKLRKIDLFHMTEHARFIQKMRDTRDGDRSLLDNSMILYGCGISDGNHHSHDNLPVVLAGKAGGTITTGRHVKYKFETPLSNLFLSMMDRAGGAGERVASFGDSTGRLDQLTA, from the coding sequence ATGAGCAGTAAGCGCTGGCTGATTTCGCGACGCACCGTTTTGCGCGGGCTGGGGACGACGATGGCGATTCCGCTGCTCGACGCCATGACGCCCTCGAGCGCGCTGGCCGCGCCCGCCGCCGCCGCGCCGATCCGCACGGCGTTCGTGTACGTGCCCAACGGCATCATCATGAAGGATTGGACGCCCAGCGGCATGGGCACGAACTTCGAACTGCCTTCGATCCTCGCGCCGCTCAATCCCGTCAAGGACGAACTGCTTGTGCTCTCGGGTCTGGCCCATGTGCATGCCCGCGCCAACGGCGACGGCGGCGGGGACCACGCCCGATGCGCCGGCACGTTCCTGACCGGCGTGCAGGTCCGCAAGACGAGCGGCAAGGACATCCACGCCGGCGTGAGCGTGGACCAGATCATCGCGGACCACGTCGGCAAAAACACCTCGCTGCCGTCGCTGGAGATCGGCTGCGAGCCCGGCCGGCAGAACGGCAACTGCGACTCGGGATATAGCTGCGCGTATTCGTCGAATATTTCGTGGCGCACGCCGAGCATGCCCATGGCCAAGGAGATCGATCCGCGTCAGGCGTTTAATCGGCTCTTCGGCGACGCGTCCGCACAGGCGTCCAAGCGCGAGGCCGCCAAACAGGCCATGTACCGCCGCAGCGTGCTCGACCTCGTGCTCGGCGACGCCAAGAGTCTGTCCGGCCAGCTCGGCCGCAACGATCAGCACAAGCTCGATGAATATCTCGAATCCGTGCGAGCCGTCGAGAAGCGCGTGCAGGGCGCCGAGTCGGAGTCGAAGGACCGTCTGCCCGCCGATGCGCAGATTCCCGAGGGGATTCCCGCCGAATTCGCCGAGCACATCCGTCTCATGTACGACCTGATGCTCCTGTCGTTCCAGACCGACACGACGCGCATCGTCACTTTCATGCACGCCAACGCCGGCTCCAACCGCAGCTATCGCGAGATCGGCGTCAGCGATGGGCATCACTCGCTCAGCCATCATCAGGGCAACCCCGAGTGGATCGAGAAGCTTCGCAAGATCGACCTGTTCCACATGACCGAGCACGCCCGGTTCATTCAGAAAATGCGCGACACGCGCGACGGCGACCGCTCGCTGCTCGACAATTCCATGATCCTCTACGGCTGCGGCATCAGCGATGGCAATCACCACAGCCATGACAATCTCCCCGTCGTCCTCGCCGGCAAGGCGGGCGGCACCATCACGACCGGCCGCCACGTCAAGTACAAGTTCGAAACCCCGCTCAGCAACCTGTTCCTGTCCATGATGGACCGGGCCGGCGGAGCGGGCGAACGTGTCGCGTCCTTCGGCGACAGCACCGGCCGACTCGATCAGCTCACGGCGTAA
- a CDS encoding FliA/WhiG family RNA polymerase sigma factor, producing the protein MEDVGSLVVAARDGARDAYGKLVERFADMAYAAAVARVGDVHLAHDVTQEAFIEAHRCLDKLEHPEAFAGWFRVIVFRQAARLMQQRGRASWQPLGIDQPSRQPGPAAALASDELHQQLHAALSQLTEPQRVVTTLYYLDAYTTTEIASFLNISAAAVKKRLHDARRSLHTKLHPAMQDGLQRHRPSNKPQFTGEVQRRLGDAAEKPAGDAPPLEPTVDRASELWRTYRRTPGDASRNALLEHYLPVVRKHAQRVASRLPRRIESDDLITAGCFGLVDAIDAFDPQRGVKFETYCATRVRGAIMDELRAMDWAPRLVRQRTARYQQAATSLHARLGEPPTDAQIAAELGVDDNEFRKIRHDARRVNVTSLERLLTSDQSDGRELREMDFLADPSQADPLNNLKRLSLRQMLTRGMSRSERLILVLYYYEQMNMAEIGRTLGFSESRVSQLHKHLLNRLRAQLSLQRDADEFEVA; encoded by the coding sequence ATGGAAGACGTCGGATCACTGGTGGTCGCTGCGCGGGACGGAGCGCGGGACGCGTACGGGAAACTGGTCGAGCGCTTCGCGGACATGGCCTACGCGGCGGCGGTGGCGCGCGTGGGGGATGTCCATCTGGCGCACGACGTGACGCAGGAGGCGTTCATCGAGGCGCACCGGTGTCTGGACAAGCTCGAGCACCCGGAGGCGTTCGCCGGATGGTTCCGCGTCATCGTGTTCCGACAGGCGGCGCGATTGATGCAGCAGCGCGGGCGGGCGAGTTGGCAGCCGCTCGGTATCGATCAGCCGTCGCGCCAGCCCGGTCCGGCGGCGGCGCTGGCGAGCGATGAATTGCATCAGCAGTTGCACGCGGCGCTGTCGCAGCTCACCGAGCCGCAGCGCGTGGTGACGACGCTCTATTATCTTGATGCGTATACGACGACGGAGATCGCGTCGTTTTTGAACATCAGCGCCGCGGCGGTCAAGAAGCGGCTCCACGATGCGCGGCGGTCGCTGCACACCAAGCTTCACCCCGCCATGCAGGACGGCCTGCAGCGCCATCGCCCGTCCAACAAGCCGCAGTTCACCGGCGAAGTGCAGCGGCGTCTGGGCGATGCGGCGGAAAAGCCGGCGGGCGACGCACCGCCGCTGGAGCCCACGGTCGACCGCGCCTCGGAATTATGGCGAACCTACCGCCGAACGCCCGGCGATGCGTCGCGCAACGCGCTGCTGGAGCATTATCTGCCGGTCGTCCGCAAGCACGCTCAGCGGGTCGCTTCGCGGCTGCCGCGGCGGATCGAGTCGGACGACCTCATCACGGCCGGCTGCTTCGGGCTCGTCGATGCCATCGACGCGTTTGATCCGCAGCGCGGCGTGAAGTTCGAGACGTACTGCGCGACGCGCGTGCGCGGGGCGATCATGGACGAGCTGCGCGCGATGGACTGGGCCCCGCGCCTCGTGCGCCAGCGCACCGCCCGCTACCAGCAGGCGGCGACCAGTCTGCACGCCCGGCTGGGCGAACCGCCGACGGACGCACAGATCGCGGCGGAATTGGGCGTGGACGACAACGAATTCCGCAAGATTCGCCACGACGCCCGCCGCGTCAACGTCACGAGTCTGGAGCGTCTGCTCACCAGCGATCAGTCCGACGGCCGGGAGCTGCGCGAAATGGACTTTCTGGCGGACCCGTCGCAGGCGGACCCGCTCAACAATCTCAAGCGGTTGAGTCTGCGTCAGATGCTCACGCGCGGCATGTCGCGCAGCGAGCGGCTGATTCTGGTGCTCTACTACTACGAGCAGATGAACATGGCGGAGATCGGCCGCACGCTCGGGTTCAGCGAGTCGCGCGTCAGTCAGTTGCACAAGCATCTGCTCAATCGCCTCCGCGCCCAACTAAGTCTTCAGCGCGATGCGGACGAATTCGAAGTGGCATGA
- the pstA gene encoding phosphate ABC transporter permease PstA, whose product MGEITRRETFTPDGSSAPAHRRLVRTGNFRITQSHFQWVDDADVTEREEPEWAIIAERLEWGRYYGFPQAFVHMQMSLKDTPAEQVAARAAELLAAFKPEYGGRGRLLVEQFVDGRTQSALIEPSQFAPPMTAVGFVEACEEPAAAWAAFERNHEAVRARWRTRRAMEKDDIGQVNHAQEEARLAKHEAELELHDVRAASGPGGDAYRQAAARLEKAGENYEKTRAWAEARFAQISRKIKAINDENDRFMLLMKTAGEGDKPAVSTLEPLADIVRAYPANQLSWMGKFQVNAARWWEFLTDEPREANSEGGVFPAIFGTVVMTLIMTLVVLPLGVLAALYLREYAKAGWVVSTVRIAVNNLAGVPSIVFGVFGLGFFCYSVGGTIDQWFFRAALPNPTFGAGGILWASLTLALMTLPVVIVATEEALAAVPGSMRQGSYACGASKWQTIRRIVLPRAVPGVMTGAILAMARGAGEVAPLMLVGAVKLAPELPIDGTFPFIHAQRSFMHLGFHIYDVGFQSQNSEAAKPMVFTTTLLLIAIIAALNLAAVWLRARLRRKFVVSRF is encoded by the coding sequence ATGGGCGAGATCACCCGCCGCGAGACGTTCACGCCCGACGGCTCGTCAGCGCCCGCGCATCGCCGCCTTGTCCGAACGGGCAACTTCCGCATCACGCAAAGCCATTTTCAATGGGTCGACGACGCGGACGTGACCGAGCGGGAGGAGCCGGAGTGGGCGATCATCGCCGAGCGGCTCGAGTGGGGGCGCTACTACGGATTCCCGCAGGCGTTCGTGCACATGCAAATGTCACTTAAGGACACGCCCGCCGAGCAGGTCGCCGCGCGCGCCGCCGAGCTGCTCGCCGCGTTCAAACCGGAGTACGGCGGGCGCGGGCGATTGCTCGTCGAACAATTCGTGGACGGCCGCACGCAGTCGGCGCTGATCGAACCGTCGCAATTCGCGCCGCCGATGACGGCGGTCGGGTTTGTCGAGGCGTGCGAGGAGCCCGCGGCGGCATGGGCGGCGTTCGAGCGGAACCACGAAGCGGTCCGCGCCCGATGGCGCACCCGCCGGGCCATGGAAAAGGACGACATCGGCCAGGTCAATCACGCACAGGAAGAAGCCCGGCTCGCCAAACATGAAGCGGAGCTGGAACTGCACGATGTCCGCGCGGCCTCGGGGCCCGGCGGCGATGCGTATCGCCAGGCCGCGGCGCGACTCGAAAAAGCCGGCGAAAATTACGAGAAAACACGCGCATGGGCCGAAGCACGGTTCGCGCAGATCAGCCGGAAGATCAAGGCGATCAACGACGAGAACGATCGGTTCATGCTTTTGATGAAGACGGCGGGCGAAGGCGACAAGCCGGCGGTGTCCACGCTCGAACCGCTCGCCGACATCGTCCGCGCGTATCCGGCGAATCAGCTTTCATGGATGGGCAAATTTCAGGTCAATGCCGCGCGCTGGTGGGAGTTCCTGACCGACGAGCCGCGCGAGGCCAACAGCGAAGGCGGCGTGTTCCCGGCGATCTTCGGCACCGTGGTGATGACGCTGATCATGACGCTCGTCGTCCTGCCGCTGGGCGTGCTCGCGGCCTTGTACCTGCGCGAGTATGCGAAGGCGGGATGGGTCGTATCGACCGTGCGCATCGCCGTCAACAATCTCGCCGGCGTGCCGAGCATCGTGTTCGGCGTGTTCGGCCTCGGGTTCTTCTGCTACAGCGTCGGCGGGACCATCGACCAATGGTTCTTCCGCGCCGCCTTGCCCAACCCGACCTTCGGCGCCGGCGGCATTCTGTGGGCCTCGCTGACCTTGGCGCTGATGACGCTGCCGGTCGTGATCGTCGCCACCGAAGAGGCGCTCGCCGCCGTGCCCGGTTCGATGCGGCAGGGGTCCTACGCCTGCGGGGCGAGCAAGTGGCAGACGATTCGGCGCATCGTCCTGCCGCGCGCCGTGCCGGGCGTGATGACGGGCGCGATTCTGGCGATGGCGCGCGGGGCCGGCGAGGTCGCGCCGCTGATGCTCGTCGGGGCCGTCAAACTCGCGCCCGAACTGCCCATCGACGGAACTTTCCCCTTCATTCACGCCCAGCGCAGCTTCATGCATCTGGGATTCCACATTTACGATGTGGGCTTCCAAAGCCAGAACTCCGAGGCGGCCAAACCGATGGTGTTCACCACGACGCTCCTGCTCATCGCCATTATCGCGGCGCTGAATCTGGCGGCCGTGTGGCTTCGCGCCCGACTTCGGCGTAAATTTGTCGTCAGCCGTTTCTAG
- the pstB gene encoding phosphate ABC transporter ATP-binding protein has translation MPTPSSANSTNPAGPPGSPGSPGSAKPAARPAPIDPLLARKTETHEAVRDEKAAVDVRHFNLWYGPKQALFDINMVIPHGKVTALIGPSGCGKSTLLRSVNRINDLIDNLRIDGDMLLADESIYARSVDVIQLRKRMGMVFQKPNPFPMTTFENVVYPLRIDGERNKKVLAEVCERSLKSAALWNEVKDRLHESALAMSGGQQQRLCIARAIAAEPEVLLMDEPCSALDPIATGKIEDLIAELRGEYTVLIVTHNMQQAARVSDYCAFMYMGRLIEFGPTVDLFERPHLKETEDYITGRFG, from the coding sequence ATGCCCACGCCTTCGTCCGCCAACTCGACCAACCCCGCCGGACCCCCGGGATCCCCCGGATCTCCCGGATCCGCCAAGCCCGCGGCGCGACCGGCCCCGATCGATCCGCTCCTGGCCCGCAAGACCGAAACGCACGAGGCCGTCCGCGATGAGAAAGCCGCCGTCGATGTGCGCCATTTCAATCTCTGGTACGGACCCAAGCAGGCGCTGTTCGACATCAACATGGTCATCCCCCACGGCAAGGTCACGGCGCTGATCGGCCCGTCCGGCTGCGGCAAGAGCACGCTGCTCCGTTCCGTCAACCGCATCAACGACCTGATCGACAATCTGCGCATCGACGGCGACATGCTCCTTGCCGACGAATCCATCTACGCGCGGAGCGTCGATGTGATTCAACTCCGCAAGCGCATGGGCATGGTGTTTCAGAAGCCCAATCCGTTCCCGATGACCACGTTCGAAAACGTCGTCTATCCGCTGCGGATCGACGGCGAGCGCAACAAGAAGGTGCTCGCGGAAGTGTGCGAACGCTCGCTCAAAAGCGCCGCCTTGTGGAACGAAGTGAAGGATCGGCTTCACGAAAGCGCGCTGGCGATGTCCGGCGGGCAGCAGCAGCGGCTTTGCATCGCCCGGGCGATCGCCGCCGAGCCGGAGGTGCTGCTCATGGACGAGCCGTGCAGCGCCCTGGACCCCATCGCCACCGGCAAGATCGAGGACCTGATCGCCGAGCTGCGCGGCGAGTACACCGTGCTGATCGTGACGCACAACATGCAGCAGGCCGCGCGCGTCAGCGACTACTGCGCCTTCATGTACATGGGCCGACTCATCGAGTTCGGCCCGACGGTCGATCTGTTCGAGCGGCCGCACCTCAAGGAAACCGAAGACTACATCACCGGCCGCTTCGGCTGA